The region NNNNNNNNNNNNNNNNNNNNNNNNNNNNNNNNNNNNNNNNNNNNNNNNNNNNNNNNNNNNNNNNNNNNNNNNNNNCTCTGCTAATGATAGAGCATGTTTGGCTGCAGAATCAATCTTCAAATTATGTTCTCTTTTCTGATGAACAAAAAAGCATTAAGCAAACCTATTCAAACTCGACAAGATCTCTCTTGTGACGTTCTGATAATAACCTTCACTCCTTCAGTACTGCTTTGAATGTCGTCCACCAAACCTTTGCAATCCGAAATACTCGTCGGCTTTTGAATGCCCAGATCCGCAGCTATATCGAGAGCCCCGACATACCATGGCTTCTAGAATTGCCTGTCATTTATATCAGGAAACATTGCGCATTTATTGTTtatatatcaggaacatttttTAGACATGttttacatttttcaaatacatgattagcaTTTATGAAAACTTATACTTTTTGAGGTCTATTTTTTCTTACACATTGTGCATTTTTTATATACATcacgaacattttttatatacacatttaatatttttcaaatacatcatTAAAATATTTTTCATATATCTGTTTTGGGGTCTACTTTTCCCGAacacattttacattttttgcATACTTCAGGAACACTTTTTATATACACGCTTAACATATTTCAAACGCACGATTAACCCTTTTTTTCACACATTGTACAATTTCTCATATACATTAAAACATTTTGTCTATACAGgtctaacatttttcaaatgcgcgATTAACATTTTCCattttcacgcacaaagtgattttTCTAATAGATAAGTTTAGAATATTTGGAAATATAAGCAGagtaagaaaagaaagaaaaacgaatgcaaaaaataggaaaagaaaacagaagaaaaaagcgcTGAAGGACTTTAGTCTGCAACGGGCCGGCCCATAGCGGCGGTTGCTTGACATGAGGCGTAGTCACGCCCATAATGTTGCTCACAAAAAAAAGTCACGCCTGTAAAAACAAACATGGAGCACCATCTCCGCCTCAGGACGCTTCATGCACACCCCGCACCGCGATGGCCCTTGCTCGTGCAGAAGGCGGCAATGGTCTATGTAGCACCGAACGACATGACAGAATACAAGGGATCGATTGATGTATTtggatgttttttttttttttgcacagTGCATAAAGCCATAAACAAACATTTGCTTGTTTGTGTAAATTTTCACAATGCTTCTTTCATGGGTGCAACTGAGCGACACAAACCAATTCGGACATGAAAAAAATGATGGATTCCTGTCTCAGATGAAACGACACATCGCTGCGGCACACTGAATTTGAGGCAGTGGGGCTTTCAGTCGATTAATCCGTTCATCACTATCCTTCCAGCGATGCGGCAACCTCTTTCTCATCTGCAAAGTAGTCTTTCCTGCAAAGAAAATCAACACAAACCGTGGAATCACTTTTCTGAGACATCAAGCAGCAAATGGGAAAACACGAATCAACTTCGTGACAAACCTTATTTTACGGGAAAGCTGATACAAGCCTGTGCCAGCCATTGCAACGTTTACACTGAAAAGGTTCCAGTTTTTCTGGAACATTATAACAATACAAAGGATGAGATGAGCAACGTTAAAATGGAGAATACCACAGAATAAGAAGCAACGTTAAAAATGAGAACACCACAGAATAAGAACAATGGGTGCTCCAACAGAAAAAGGAAACATGCAAAATAAAGAACTCATGTCTCTGATGCCGCCCATTGCTGCTCAGGAATACTTTCAGCACAAGGTAAATAAGAAATCAATATGATAGTTAATAACAAGGAAACTGATTGTCCCTTACTAAGGTCTGGGGTTCAAGGGTACTCAAAAAATGGAACGAGAAGGCTCCGGAATATTAGGCATTTATTCAAAACAAGCTGAACATTGACAATCAGTCTAGGGAGTAGTTAAAAAAATTATAATATCAGAAGATCAATGCAACAACCAATGTTACAGATTAAATGTACATTCAGATAAGACATAATCCACACCTCCTTAGTGCATAACAGTGAAACCTGATGGTACGTACTGAACAAGCAAGTATCAATGGCTTACCGGTGTAATGACCATGCTGTAGCGTGACCAGATGATTCCAGTGCAAGCAACAGCTGAACAACATACAACAGAAGTAGCATGTGAGCAGTACACAAGAATTACGTAGTAAACAAGTGGGCAATTTGTATGGAACACAAGTGCAGAATTGCCTGGACTACATGGACATACCAACTTGCTGAGGATAGGATATCTTTTCAGGTGGCTTGGCGAAATCGGCAATGTTCGCAATGCTGATACCCCATTTAAATGTTGGAGCCCAAAAATGAACTGCAATGTAGGTATATTGTGTCAGTCTCTTAGGTGCAATAACTTGCTAAATGCACCATGCAATAGATTTTCATGAGATACATTGTTAAATGCACCATCCAACAGATTTCCATTACATTTTAGTGCAAAACCACAAAGTTTGGCATTTGAGTTGGTCCATGATTCACAGTACTGACCAAGAACACATTTACCACAATACAAACTAGTATAATGTTAAGTTCAATATCGAATAGCCAAGAATGTAGCTCAAGCATGTGAAGACCTTACAAGCAGGAGACCATCTAACTCTCCAAGGTGAAGAAATTGTCTCTTTGGGGCTTGAGAAAACATCAGCCACTATCACTTTAGTCCCTAACTTGTAATCACAAGAACGCAAGATCTTTGCAGGTCTTTCCTTAGTACAAGTTTACCAGGGGGGAATTCAGAAACAAGAGCAAATGAAAAATGTGCAATTGGCAAGAGGATGAAACATTACAGTTCCATGGTTAGCTAAAGGACATCAACTATGTACTCTTTAGGTGCCCCATCGCTAAGTTTGTTTGGAGCTGTATGAGAGATGGATTGTGGTATGGAACATGGCAGGGAGTTCCACCCTCCCTGTTGCACTTTGTGAGGGACATATTCAAATCAAGATATGGACCTTGCTAAAAATATCTGGCCCTAGCCACTATGGCCAATCAGAACACAACGGAATCTGAGGAATAAGTTCTTGGCTAACTCGCTGATGCATCATAATAATATTTTACTTCCACGCAGCAATGTAGGTGCCTACTTCAGTGAAGGTAAGGAGAAGGTGAAACTGGCTAGTATCAGATTCAAATGGGTCATCAGAGAATTGCATCATGAAGCACAGTTGGTGTCTGCAGGAAGGATCTGAAAAATTGCCGCCTCTAGGTTCATTTTATTTTCAGGTTTTATCTGTGATGTCATCAATATGGCTATTATTCTCGCTGACTTTTTTTCTTCTAGTCATTTTTCAATACAAGGAAGTCATCATCCCGGTCCCATTTAATGAAAAGCAGAGTAACATATAGTAGTTCTGCATTCAAGGGATGTCACAAACCTGGCAAGCCCAACACAAATCAAACTGCACAAGGGAAAAAGCtaaaaggagaaaaaaaatcaaaacgctCATCGACAGGCAGAATAAGCCAACATTGGCCTTTTAAAGCAACCAATTCAGAACCAGAAAAGGCAACCGTTCTTAGGACAACTGATTTCTCCTAATATTTATGTTGGTCATTCCAAAAGGGGTATCTGGTCGACAAAGCTGGCTGCCTGGTTGCTACTTTTCCATTACTGTTTTGAACTGAACAAAGAATCCCCAA is a window of Triticum dicoccoides isolate Atlit2015 ecotype Zavitan chromosome 2B, WEW_v2.0, whole genome shotgun sequence DNA encoding:
- the LOC119363363 gene encoding mitochondrial pyruvate carrier 4-like; translation: MASSKLQAFWNHPAGPKTIHFWAPTFKWGISIANIADFAKPPEKISYPQQVAVACTGIIWSRYSMVITPKNWNLFSVNVAMAGTGLYQLSRKIRKDYFADEKEVAASLEG